The region CCGGGCTCCAAACGCCTCAGAAGTTGATCGCCGCGCCGACCCAGTAGGTCCGGCCGTAGTTGGCCCATTCCTGCAGGTACTTGCGGCCCGGACCCGTCACTTCCTGACGGCCGGTGTTCGACAGGTTCTGCCCCTCGGCATAGACGGTCACATTGTCGGTCAGACGCCAGGAGACGCTGGCGTCGAACACGTGGCGGCCCTTCCAGTACTGGTCCGCGTTGGGGATCGTGTCGTTGATCGTCTCCAGCTGGCCGCCGATGTAGTTGTGCGACACGCGGGCCTCGAACGGGCCGCGCTGGTAGTAGACCGACTCGTTGGTGGTGATCTCAGGCTGCTGGAACAGGCCGGTGACGCGGGGACCGGCGCTGGTCAGGAACGTGAACTCCGTATCCAGCCAGGTAAGGTTGCCGTTGAAGCCGAAGCCGTCGAACGGCGCCGGCAGGAAGGTGAAGGCCTGCTGCACGGCGAACTCGACGCCCTTGATCTTGGCGGACTGGGCGTTACGCGGCGTCGAGACCAGAACCGCTTCCACGCCACGGCCGACGTCGAGGTTTTCAACGCCCGACAGCGTGAAAATCTCGTTCTTGATGTCCTTGGAAAACAGCGCCAGCGAGATCAGGCCGTCGCGGGGGTAGAATTCCACCGACAGATCCAGGCCTTCGCTTTCGCGGGGCTTCAGACCGGGGTTGCCGCGCGAGACGGTCGGCTGGCTCCCGTCAAAGCTGACGGACTCGCTGGCGGCCAGGGAACCGAAGTCCGGACGGCCGATAGTGTTGGTCCAGGCGGCGCGCACGATCAGGTCGGACCGGACATCCCATTGCATGTGGACGCTGGGCATGAAGCTGTCATAGCCGCCCGCGTTGCTGACCGGGCTGAGCACGCCGCCAGTGGCGCGGGTGGCGTCCGATTCCACTTCAGTCCGCTCGTAGCGCAGGCCGCCCAGGATGGTGACGTCGCCGAACTTGTAGCTGGCCTGGCCATAGGCGGCGTAGACGTCTTCCTGCACCTCATAGTCACCCGTCGGCACGGTCACCGTGGTGGTGAAGCGGCTGCGGTTGGCGTTGAAGAAGGCCATGGCCTCGGCGGCGCCGATGCGAGGCGACACCAGATAACGGCCGGCGATCAGTTGGGTCGGGCCAGGAACATCGACCTCGGCCAGGGTGTAATTGAAGCCCGAACCAGCGCGGTAATTGGTCTGGGTTTCCGCGAACTCGCGCTTGCTGGAGCGGATCACGCCGCCGAACTTGGCCTTGACGTTGTTGTCGTCCAGCCCCTGGTCGAAGGCCAGGTCGAAGCGACCTTGGAAGGCCTTCTCCTCGGTTTCGGTCAAGGCGTCCCGGTGCTGCTGCAGATTGTAGTTGGCCGGATTGCGCATGGCCGCGTCGTTCACCGGGGTGAACACCGGGAACAGCGGGTCGGTCGTGTTGTAGGTGAAACCGTAGTTCCCGGCGACGGCGTCGACCGTGCGGAACTCCACGGAATGGTTGGGCACCTCAAGCTGAGCCTGCGAGTAGACCAGGTCGCCGGTGGCGGTCCATTGCGGGTTGAAGCTCCACTCCAGGCCGGTGCGGGCCAGGGCGATCTCGCGTTTGGTGATCGGTTGGTTCAGCTGGATCGTGCCGCGGCCGCGGGCGAAGGCGCCGCTGGTCTGCGTCTGGCTGGCGACGTTGCCCAAGGGCTCGATGCGGAATTCGATACGTTCCTCGTCATCCTCCATCATGGCGTAGAGGGCCGAAGCTTCCCAGCGCAGGTCGTCGCTCGGGCGATACTCGATCTTCCCGTTCACGCCGCTGCGCTGCTTGGTGTTGTTGTACCAGAACAGACGTTGGAAGGTCGGCACCTGGATGCCATTGCCGGTAGGCGCGCCGGAGTTCACGGGTGCGCCGGCCGCGGTGTACTCGCGCACCGACGGCGCCTGGGATTCCACCTGCGGGATATCGTAGTCGAGCTGCTCTTGCGAGCCGCCGATCACCACGCCCCATTCGTCGTTGGCGCCGAAGGTCGTGCCGGCCGCGAAGGCGGCGCGATAGTTGGCCTTGTCGTTGCGAACGTCGCCGTGACGCTCGTAGTGGCCATAGGATGCGATGGCGCTGACGAACGGGCCGTCGCTGTCGAAGGCGCTGCGCGTCTTCACGTCGATCGTGCCGCCGATGGCGTTGCCATCCTTGTCAGGCGTGACGGTCTTCACGACTTCCAGGCGGCCGACCATGACCGAGGGAACGATGTCCAGCGGCACGGTACGGCCGCTTTCGTCCACGGACGAGACGATGGCGCCGTCCACGGTGGTGCGGTTGTAGGTCGAGCGCAGACCGCGCACGACCGGGAAACGCGGCTCGCCCTGGTCTTCCATGACCGAGATGCCTGGGATGCGGCGCAGGGCGGCGGCGATGTTGTGATCGGGCATCTTGCCGATGTCGTCGGCGGAGATCACGTCGGCGACGACGAACTCTTCCCGCTTCACGGCGATGGCGGCGCTCTGCGCCTTGCGCTGGCCGGTGATGACGATGGCGTCGACGTCCGTAGCGTCCTGCGCGCGAGCCAGTGACGGCGCGCAAAGCGCGGTGGCGGCCAGAAGGCCCGTGACAAGACTATGCGACGTGAACTTGCGCGACATGTGAGCCCCCTCTTGTGGAATGGGAGAGGGCAATAAGGCCGGCAGACGACAATCACGCGTGACTTAGATGTCGAAACGAAGACGTTCGACACGACAGGGGAACTTTCGGGAGAACGATCAACTTCCGATAGTTCGCCTTTCAGCTCACACCACTAGAGGACGCGAGGAAAGGCCAGGGCCGGCGTCGAGTCTAGCCCGCGCCGGCCCAGTCGTTCTACTTGGCGCTGTCGGCCAGATCTTCTTCGGTCGCCGGCTTGCAGACCTTCTTGGCGACCCGAGCGCCGGGCACTTCCACCTTGCTGCAGACCATCTTGACCTTCTTTGCCGCCGGCTTTTCAGCGACCGGCGCTTCCTGTGCGGACTGGCCGTCCGCCGGTTGGGCGGCGGCGGTGGAAGCGGCGGCGAGCAAAGCGAGCAGAAGCGACATCGGGATATCCAATCCTTGGGAGAACATGCGTCGACGAATGCAGTAACAACTGCACTAAAAAAGTCCAGCGACCGCCATTCGATAATTGCTGCTATCCTGGTCGCGGTCCCGATTTTGCGACGAACAGCATGTTCAGGACCGTAGGAAGAAGGTCTGGAAGGTCTTCCGAAATCAGACCCGGTCCGAAATTGCCTGCACATTGAGCATGCAGCCAGACCGCCGCGCAGGCGGCCTCGAAACTCGCCATACCCTGGGCGATCAGCCCGGCGGCGAAACCCGCCAGGACATCGCCCGTGCCCGCCGTGGCCAGCCAGGGCGAACCATTGGCGTTGACCGCGATACGGCCATCGGGCGCGGCGACAACCGTCCGAGGCCCCTTCAGGATGACCACGGCGCCGGCGCGCTCGGCGGCTAGGCGCGCCGCCCCTTCCCGCCCTTCCTTGGCCAGCAGGCCTGGAAACAAGCGCTCGAACTCGCCGGGGTGCGGGGTCAACACGTCGTCGCGATCGAGAACCGAGAACAGGTTGTCGGGATCGTCCTGGAAGCTGGTCAGGGCGTCGGCGTCTATGACCAGGGCCACGCCGGTGGCCGTGAGCGCGAAAAGATTGAGGGTCGTTTGTTCGCCCACCCCCGCGGCTGGGCCGATGACAGCCGCATCAGCTTTGTCCGCCAGCTGGGCCAACTGACCCGGCTCGTCGAAGCCGCGCAGCATCACCGCTTCCAGGTGCGGGGCGTGGGACGCCAGCGCCTCGGTGGGCGACAGAACCGTAACCAGTCCCGCACCAACGCGCAGGCCTGCGCGCGCGGCCAGCCGCGCGGCTCCCGTACTCCAGGCGTCGCCGCTGATCACCACCAGGCGTCCCCGCGCATGCTTATGCGTATCGGCCGCCGGCCAAGGAAAATGCGGCGACCAAAGGTCGGGGTCGTTTCGAAGCGTCTTGGTCATAGCGTCACAACACCTGGGTGGCGGCCTCCGCTCCCTGCTGTAACAGGCAAAGGCGTCCGTCTTTGACCTGGAACACGGTGACGGAGGTGTGGTCGGGACGGAAGACCACCGCCCGGTCGTCGTCGATGGCGCAACCCAGAGCCGCGTTTATCGCCACGAAATGGCTGAACACCGCACAGCCTTCGTATTGCGCCACCGCCGCGCCGACGCCGACGGCCCAGTCGGCATAGTCCAGGTCACCCTCGATCTCGCTCCAGCGTTGGCCGAAGGCCGTACGCAGCCAGGCGGGACGCGCCTCATTCGACAGGCCGGCCGGCGTGGGTATCTCACCGACGCCAGGATCGATCTCCACCGCCACGCCCAAGGCGTCGGCGAAGGGCTGGGCGGTCTCACGGCAGCGGCGCAGGGGCGAACTGATTACCCGCGTCGGACGCTCACCGGGCGGCAGGGCCAGCAGAGCCTTCGCCACCGCCCTCGCCTGCTGATGGCCGACGTCATCAAGCCCCGGATCATCGTCCGTCCCGCCCCAGATCGAGGCCGGCTTGCCGTGTCGGATCATGTGGATCATGGGTCAGTCCGGAATGAAGAGGTTGCGCACACCGTCCGGATGCGGGCCGACGGTTCCGGTCCTGCCGACGGCTTCCGCCGCCTCCAGCCCGCGCAGGGTCTTCTCGTCCTCGGGGGTGTTGGCGACGAAGCGGCGCCCCTCCCGGTCCCGACCGATGACGATGCCCATGCGATAGCCTTCCCGCGAATGGATGACTGTAAAGGTCTCGATCGTGGCCGCGCCCTGCGGCCGTTCGATGACAGGCGGATGCGGCAGGGCGTCGATCCTGGCCTGGATCACCTTCGGATCCTCCCGCTCCCAACGCCCTTCGACGGGACGGGTCGAATAGACGCCCACGGACTGCTTGGTCAGGTGCCAGCCATTGGCGGTGCAGAGACCGTAGCCGCCCGGCCGGTCGCGCAGTCGCTGCATCATCTCGGCGATCCCGTGCATGGCGTAGTTGTTCCCAGGCCCGCCGAAGTACGGAAGCCCGCCGGTGACGGTCAGGCCGCGCGGGTCGTCGATAGCCAGGCCCAGTTCTTCGGCCGCCACCTGCACCGCCGCCGGGAAGCAGGAATAGATGTCGAACAGATCGATGTCAGCCAACTGGACACCCGCCATGTCCAGCGCACGCTCGCCCGTCAGGCGGATCGCCGGACTGGAGTGGTAGTCCTGCCGGTCCAGCAGGTTCCAAAGATCGGCGGCGTCGGCGCAGCCGTGCAGGAACACCCAGCGATCCTCGGGCACGCCCAGTTCACGCGCCTTGCTCACGCTTGCGATCAGGACAGCGGCGGACTGATCCACCTCCAGGATCGAGTTGACGTATTTGGGGTACGGAAAGCCGACCATCCGGTTGGCCGCCGTCACAGTCATCAGCTCCTCCGCCGAACGCTCAACCGGAAACCAGGCGTGCGGATTGGCGGCGGCGACACGGGTGAAGGGGGCGAACAGGTCGCCGATATGCTTCTGGTGGTCAGGGATCGACCGTCCGTCCCGCGCTCTAAGGGCGTTCTCGAACAGCGGATAGGTATTGGTGGGAAACGCCAGCCCGTGGGCTTCCTCGTGCGGCGTGGCGCCCGGCCGGGGGTCGCCGACCATGTTCGGCGGCTGAGTTACGTCGTCGCTCCAGTCGTCGCCGAAGCCCAGACCACCCTTCAGCCGCTTCATCAGCGAGCCGAGAAATTCCGCGCCGGCGATCAGGCCTAGCTCCACCTCGCCGCGGCTGATGCGCTCGGCGAACTGGTTGACCAGCATCTGGGGGGTGTTGCCGCCGGTATATGTGTACAGATCGATCCTGGGCGATGCGCCGACGGCGCGAGCCAGACTGATCGGCGGATTGAGAAGGCGCGGGACCGGCAGTCGGGACAGCCCGCCTGGAGCGTCGATCGAGAAACCCACGACCGCCAAAGCGTCGATCCCGGCAAGAACAGCCTCATCAAGGCCGGCGTCGGAGGCGGCGGATTTCGCCGCAATCTTCAGCAGTTCGAGCGGAGACGGTGAATCGGCCGCCACGCCGCGATAGGTGAATTGGCCCGCGCCGATGAGAACCGGCGTGTCATCCCGCATCACATGCACCCTTCCGCCCTTGTCAGACATCGATCCTAGGGGCCGAACAGCCGTTCACAAGCCGCTTTTGCGCATGCTCATTTTGCGGGCTCGCATCGCCTATTTTTCGGGCATATGAAGCTTCTGAGGCGGCCGGTAAGGATTCGTAAGACTGGCCTCTTGTGGCCCCGCCCCACCGTATGCTCCGTCGCGCCCATGCAATGAAAGGCGGCCCTCTCCGGCCGAGTTTCCATGAAGAAGATTGAAGCCGTCATCAAACCCTTCAAGCTCGACGAGGTGAAGGAAGCCCTTCAGGAGATGGGCGTCCAAGGGATGACGGTGCTGGAAGCCAAGGGCTACGGCCGTCAGAAGGGCCATACCGAGCTCTATCGCGGCGCCGAGTATGTGGTCGACTTCCTGCCCAAGATGAAGATCGAGGTGGTGGTCGAAGACGCCCAGGCGTCGGCGGCCATCGAGGCGATCATCGCCGCCGCACGCACCGGGCGCATCGGCGACGGCAAGATTTTCGTGTCGGACATCGTGGACGTGATCCGCATCCGCACTGGAGAAAACGGCGCCGCCGCCGTCTGACGACGACACGCCGGAACGACGAGATCAAAGGGGATAACGAATGAGCACCGCCGAAAAGATCCTTGCCGAAATCAAGGAAAAGGAAGTCAAGTACGTCGACGTCCGCTTCACCGACGTGCGCGGCAAGATGCAGCACGTCACCTTCGACATCGACCTGGTCGACGATGACTTCCTCAACGACGGCACGATGTTCGACGGTTCGTCCATCGCCGGCTGGAAGGCGATCAACGAGTCCGACATGAAGCTGCGCCCGGACCTGAGCAGCGCCTATATCGACCCGTTCTATCAGCAGACGACGCTGTGCCTGTTCTGCGACGTGCTGAACCCCGACACCAACGAGCCTTACAACCGCGACCCGCGCTCCATCGCCAAGAAGGCGCTGAGCTACGTGAAGTCCTCGGGCGTGGGCGACACCGTCTATTTTGGCCCGGAAGCCGAGTTCTTCATCTTCGACGACGTGAAGTGGGACACCTCCCCCCACAACACCGGCTACTCCTATGACTCGGTCGAACTGCCGACCAACACGGGCAAGGCCTATCCGGAAGGCAACATGGGCCATCGCCCGGGTCCGAAGGGCGGCTACTTCCCGGTCAATCCGGTCGACAGCGGCCAGGACCTGCGCGGCGAAATGCTGGCCGTCATGGGCGAGCTCGGCATGAAGCCGGAAAAGCACCACCACGAAGTGGCGCCCGCCCAGCACGAGCTCGGCCTGAAGTTCGACACCATGGTCACCATGGCCGACCGCCTGCAGCTCTATAAGTACGTGATCCACAACGTGGCCCACGCCTATGGCAAGACCGCCACCTTCATGGCCAAGCCGATGTTCGGCGACAACGGCTCGGGCATGCACGTCCACCAGTCGATCTGGGGCGACGGCAAGCCGCTGTTCGCCGGCGACAAATACGCCGGCCTGTCGGACATGTGCCTGTGGTACATCGGCGGCATCATCAAGCACGCCAAGGCGATCAACGCGTTCTCGAACTCCACGACGAACTCGTACAAGCGCCTGGTGCCCGGCTACGAAGCGCCGGTGAAGCTGGCCTATTCGTCGCGCAACCGCTCGGCCTCGATCCGCATCCCGCACGTGGACAGCCCCAAGGCCAAGCGTCTGGAAGCCCGCTTCCCCGACCCGATGGGCAACCCGTACCTGACCTTCGTGGCCCTTCTGATGGCCGGCCTCGATGGCATCGAGAACAAGATCGATCCGGGCGCGCCCGCCGACAAGAACCTGTACGACCTGCCGCCCCGCGAGCAGAAGAAGATCCCGGAAGTCTGCGGCTCGCTCAAGGAAGCCCTGGACGCCTTGGATAAGGATCGCGCCTTCCTCAAGAAGGGCGGCGTCATGGATGACGACTTCATCGACAGCTACATCGAGCTGAAGATGGAAGAGGTGATGCGTCTGGCGCTGCACCCGCACCCGGTCGAATTCGACATGTACTACAAGTGCTAAGCGTCAGAGCTTAGCCTGAAGACAGAAGGCCCGCGGAGCGATCCGCGGGCCTTTTGCCTTTTCGCCCCTAGCGTCGCGATAGCGTCCTGGCCGCCCACAGCAGCACCAGCCGGCCGAAGACATAGGAGCCGGCGATGACGAAGGCCGAGACGACGTAAATCTTGTTGCCAGCCAGCTCCCTGAACTTGCTGGGGTCGTCGTTCCAGCCGAGGAAGAAGCTGTTCTGACCGGACCACAGACCGGTATGGACCGGGTCGATCAGTTCCATGCCCATGGTCCAGGCCGCGCCGCCGGCGAGGCAGATGAAGCAAACCACGGCGATGAAAGCGATGAAGGCCACGATGCTCTTGTGGACCCGCCGGATGATCGCCCCCAGCAGTTCGCTGACCCGCTGCGACCCCAAAGCGCCGGCCAGTTCCATCTCCTCGATGAAGCGGCGGGCGTAGGCGTCCGGCGCGCCAAAACCCTCAAGCGCCTGATCGACGGTCAGACCTCGGCCCAGCCGCTCGAAAAGGTGGACGCGGGTCTCCTCGACGATCTCCTCTCGCTGCGGCGACGGCATGCGCGCCAGGGCCCAGGTCATGCGGCGAAGCCAGGCTTCGATCATCTGTTCGTCGGTGTTCTGGACAGTCATTCCCCGCCCCTTTGCAGAAATGCGCCAAGGCTGACGCTGATGCGCGTCCACTCGGCCTGTTGCTCGGTGAGTTCAGCCCGCCCCTGATCCGTCAGGGCGTAGTATTTTCGAGGTCGCGCCCCGGCGTCCTCGATGCGCCATTCGGCCTTGGTGAAGCCAGCGCGTTCCAGGCGATGCAGCAGCGGGTAGATCGTCCCCTCCGCCAGGTTCAATCCCGCCTCGGCGCGAAGCCGGTCCAGGATTTCGAGCCCGTAGTGGGCCCGCCCCTTCAGCACGCTGAGCAAGGCCAGTTCGGCCAGCCCCTTGAGCAGTTGGGCGCGCCGGGTTTCGGCCGCTTCTGACTTTTGTTCGCACGTCATCTTGCATTACAAGATATCAGGTCAACCACGGTCCGCAAGCGCTGCGACATGAAGCTTTCGCAATGTTTTCGGGAAAGCGCCGTTCTTCGGCGTTATTTGCTTGATCGTATACTAAAACTGGTCTCGATTTCGCCCCGCGTTCTAGAGGGGGCGAAATGAGTAGTTTGATGAGGGCGGCGCTCGCCGCGACCATGCTGACGGGTCTGGCGATCGCCGGGACGTCCAGCGCATCCGCGCAAGCGGCGAAACCAGCGGCCAAGCCCGCCGAGAAGGTAGAGCACAAGCCGCTGCCCGCGGGTCTTGATCCCACGACCGGCCCGGCTCCGTTCCCCTCCACCTACAAGGCCCTGCCTGGCCGCCCGACGGCCATCGTCGGGGCGACGGTGCTGACGGCCACTGGTCAGCAGATCGAGAACGGCGTCGTCTTCTTCTCGGGCGGCAAGATCATTTCGGTCGGCGGTCCTGAAACGCCGGTTCCGGCCGACGTCGCCGTGATCGACGGCAAGGGCAAGTGGGTGACGCCCG is a window of Caulobacter sp. NIBR2454 DNA encoding:
- a CDS encoding histidine phosphatase family protein; protein product: MIHMIRHGKPASIWGGTDDDPGLDDVGHQQARAVAKALLALPPGERPTRVISSPLRRCRETAQPFADALGVAVEIDPGVGEIPTPAGLSNEARPAWLRTAFGQRWSEIEGDLDYADWAVGVGAAVAQYEGCAVFSHFVAINAALGCAIDDDRAVVFRPDHTSVTVFQVKDGRLCLLQQGAEAATQVL
- a CDS encoding acetyl-CoA acetyltransferase, which codes for MSDKGGRVHVMRDDTPVLIGAGQFTYRGVAADSPSPLELLKIAAKSAASDAGLDEAVLAGIDALAVVGFSIDAPGGLSRLPVPRLLNPPISLARAVGASPRIDLYTYTGGNTPQMLVNQFAERISRGEVELGLIAGAEFLGSLMKRLKGGLGFGDDWSDDVTQPPNMVGDPRPGATPHEEAHGLAFPTNTYPLFENALRARDGRSIPDHQKHIGDLFAPFTRVAAANPHAWFPVERSAEELMTVTAANRMVGFPYPKYVNSILEVDQSAAVLIASVSKARELGVPEDRWVFLHGCADAADLWNLLDRQDYHSSPAIRLTGERALDMAGVQLADIDLFDIYSCFPAAVQVAAEELGLAIDDPRGLTVTGGLPYFGGPGNNYAMHGIAEMMQRLRDRPGGYGLCTANGWHLTKQSVGVYSTRPVEGRWEREDPKVIQARIDALPHPPVIERPQGAATIETFTVIHSREGYRMGIVIGRDREGRRFVANTPEDEKTLRGLEAAEAVGRTGTVGPHPDGVRNLFIPD
- a CDS encoding HAAS signaling domain-containing protein, with translation MTVQNTDEQMIEAWLRRMTWALARMPSPQREEIVEETRVHLFERLGRGLTVDQALEGFGAPDAYARRFIEEMELAGALGSQRVSELLGAIIRRVHKSIVAFIAFIAVVCFICLAGGAAWTMGMELIDPVHTGLWSGQNSFFLGWNDDPSKFRELAGNKIYVVSAFVIAGSYVFGRLVLLWAARTLSRR
- a CDS encoding NAD(P)H-hydrate dehydratase, whose amino-acid sequence is MTKTLRNDPDLWSPHFPWPAADTHKHARGRLVVISGDAWSTGAARLAARAGLRVGAGLVTVLSPTEALASHAPHLEAVMLRGFDEPGQLAQLADKADAAVIGPAAGVGEQTTLNLFALTATGVALVIDADALTSFQDDPDNLFSVLDRDDVLTPHPGEFERLFPGLLAKEGREGAARLAAERAGAVVILKGPRTVVAAPDGRIAVNANGSPWLATAGTGDVLAGFAAGLIAQGMASFEAACAAVWLHAQCAGNFGPGLISEDLPDLLPTVLNMLFVAKSGPRPG
- a CDS encoding P-II family nitrogen regulator, coding for MKKIEAVIKPFKLDEVKEALQEMGVQGMTVLEAKGYGRQKGHTELYRGAEYVVDFLPKMKIEVVVEDAQASAAIEAIIAAARTGRIGDGKIFVSDIVDVIRIRTGENGAAAV
- the glnA gene encoding type I glutamate--ammonia ligase, producing the protein MSTAEKILAEIKEKEVKYVDVRFTDVRGKMQHVTFDIDLVDDDFLNDGTMFDGSSIAGWKAINESDMKLRPDLSSAYIDPFYQQTTLCLFCDVLNPDTNEPYNRDPRSIAKKALSYVKSSGVGDTVYFGPEAEFFIFDDVKWDTSPHNTGYSYDSVELPTNTGKAYPEGNMGHRPGPKGGYFPVNPVDSGQDLRGEMLAVMGELGMKPEKHHHEVAPAQHELGLKFDTMVTMADRLQLYKYVIHNVAHAYGKTATFMAKPMFGDNGSGMHVHQSIWGDGKPLFAGDKYAGLSDMCLWYIGGIIKHAKAINAFSNSTTNSYKRLVPGYEAPVKLAYSSRNRSASIRIPHVDSPKAKRLEARFPDPMGNPYLTFVALLMAGLDGIENKIDPGAPADKNLYDLPPREQKKIPEVCGSLKEALDALDKDRAFLKKGGVMDDDFIDSYIELKMEEVMRLALHPHPVEFDMYYKC
- a CDS encoding PadR family transcriptional regulator; this translates as MTCEQKSEAAETRRAQLLKGLAELALLSVLKGRAHYGLEILDRLRAEAGLNLAEGTIYPLLHRLERAGFTKAEWRIEDAGARPRKYYALTDQGRAELTEQQAEWTRISVSLGAFLQRGGE